One part of the Sorangiineae bacterium MSr11954 genome encodes these proteins:
- a CDS encoding PilZ domain-containing protein, whose amino-acid sequence MEVIGMGGFLVPVRERKTPRHAVRFDCQVVRERDFKLLGEQAIDLSADGMLVLTDQRVLTGEEVLVSFRVPNLRAWFDAEATVARVVHGRRPGDRGRGALGLRFSRFGRIDSSYVKAGLYRYPPTLPGREPRMDYAESVARIMMGAA is encoded by the coding sequence GTGGAGGTCATCGGCATGGGCGGTTTTTTGGTCCCGGTGCGTGAGCGGAAGACTCCGAGGCATGCGGTGCGCTTCGATTGCCAAGTGGTGCGCGAGCGCGACTTCAAGCTGCTCGGCGAGCAGGCCATCGATCTCTCGGCGGACGGGATGCTGGTGCTGACGGACCAGCGCGTTCTCACGGGGGAGGAGGTGCTGGTGAGCTTTCGCGTGCCCAACCTGCGCGCGTGGTTCGATGCGGAGGCCACGGTCGCGCGCGTGGTGCACGGGCGAAGGCCGGGGGATCGCGGTCGCGGCGCGCTGGGGCTGCGCTTCTCGCGCTTCGGGCGGATCGACTCGAGCTATGTGAAGGCGGGCCTCTACCGGTACCCGCCGACCTTGCCCGGGCGCGAGCCGCGCATGGACTACGCGGAGTCGGTGGCCCGCATCATGATGGGCGCGGCGTGA
- a CDS encoding chalcone isomerase family protein, whose translation MKIAKRRLCLTLVLALACLACCVANAFALERLSNGYYHTGDGVRQKKILFASVDVYAIGHEMKELPPAKTKQAVIDADISKRFIWKMKRDVDSEKIRNALTEAYAMNGFNDQAKIGPFLGVFQKELKENQIVTITYDADKKTTTLAVQGGASATVAGIDFMKATWRIWFGKIDQPSLGDALINRL comes from the coding sequence ATGAAAATCGCCAAACGTCGCCTCTGTCTGACGCTCGTTTTAGCTCTGGCCTGTCTAGCTTGTTGTGTCGCGAACGCCTTCGCGCTCGAGCGACTTTCGAACGGTTACTACCACACGGGGGACGGCGTTCGGCAAAAGAAAATCCTGTTCGCCAGCGTGGATGTCTATGCCATCGGCCACGAGATGAAAGAGCTGCCGCCGGCCAAGACGAAGCAGGCGGTCATCGACGCCGACATCAGCAAGCGTTTCATCTGGAAGATGAAGCGCGACGTGGACTCCGAGAAGATCCGCAACGCCCTCACCGAGGCCTATGCGATGAACGGCTTCAACGACCAAGCGAAGATTGGGCCGTTCTTGGGCGTCTTCCAGAAGGAGCTCAAAGAAAACCAAATCGTCACCATCACCTACGACGCGGACAAGAAGACGACCACGCTCGCCGTGCAAGGTGGCGCGAGCGCGACGGTGGCGGGCATCGATTTCATGAAGGCGACCTGGCGGATCTGGTTCGGAAAAATCGACCAGCCCTCCCTGGGCGATGCGCTGATCAACCGGCTGTAA
- a CDS encoding response regulator, translated as MGSGAQRSILVVDDDADIRETLSMILEDEGYTVACASNGREALTYLRELCARGDNPPPNLILLDLMMPVMDGAEFCLHQRQDPRLAEIPVVIVTASGQAKEHASALHAKAFIYKPLALDTLLEKVEQCCSAPRP; from the coding sequence ATGGGCTCTGGAGCACAACGGTCAATCCTGGTTGTCGACGACGACGCCGACATCCGCGAAACCTTGAGCATGATCCTCGAGGACGAGGGCTACACGGTCGCGTGCGCTTCCAATGGACGTGAAGCGCTCACTTACCTGCGTGAGCTATGTGCGCGGGGCGACAATCCCCCGCCCAACCTCATTTTGCTCGACCTCATGATGCCCGTCATGGACGGGGCGGAGTTCTGCCTTCACCAGCGCCAAGATCCGCGGCTAGCAGAAATTCCCGTTGTCATCGTTACGGCATCCGGCCAAGCCAAGGAACACGCCTCCGCACTTCATGCGAAGGCGTTCATCTACAAACCGCTCGCGCTCGATACGCTGCTCGAAAAAGTCGAGCAATGTTGCTCGGCTCCGCGACCGTAG